Proteins encoded within one genomic window of Micromonospora halotolerans:
- the sufU gene encoding Fe-S cluster assembly sulfur transfer protein SufU has product MQLDQLYQEIILDHYKHPHGRGLRDATDPAAAVGEAHHVNPTCGDEITVRVTTDGKVFTDISYDGMGCSISQASASVLHELLRGRAADDATVVHEAFVELMSGRGQVTPDEDVLGDGVAFAGVARYPARVKCALLSWMAFKDAAARAGVGVSPEVKA; this is encoded by the coding sequence ATGCAGCTCGACCAGCTCTACCAGGAGATCATCCTGGACCACTACAAGCACCCGCACGGCCGCGGCCTGCGGGACGCGACGGACCCGGCCGCCGCGGTCGGCGAGGCGCACCACGTCAACCCGACCTGCGGCGACGAGATCACCGTGCGGGTGACGACCGACGGCAAGGTGTTCACCGACATCTCGTACGACGGGATGGGCTGCTCGATCAGCCAGGCGTCGGCCAGCGTGCTGCACGAGTTGCTGCGCGGCCGGGCCGCCGACGACGCCACCGTGGTGCACGAGGCGTTCGTCGAGTTGATGTCCGGGCGTGGCCAGGTCACGCCGGACGAGGACGTGCTCGGAGACGGGGTGGCGTTCGCGGGTGTCGCGCGCTACCCGGCCCGGGTGAAATGCGCGCTGCTGTCGTGGATGGCGTTCAAGGACGCCGCGGCACGCGCCGGGGTGGGCGTGAGCCCGGAGGTGAAGGCATGA
- a CDS encoding metal-sulfur cluster assembly factor gives MSSEETASTAETGAVATDGAAPAGGATANGGTTGGGKAPLDAIEEAMKDVVDPELGINVVDLGLVYGIHVDDQNVATLDMTLTSAACPLTDVIEDQARQALTTGPGGGLVDDIRINWVWLPPWGPDKITDEGRDQLRSLGFNV, from the coding sequence ATGAGCAGCGAAGAGACCGCCTCGACGGCGGAGACCGGCGCGGTGGCGACGGACGGCGCGGCCCCGGCCGGCGGCGCGACGGCCAACGGCGGGACGACCGGCGGTGGCAAGGCCCCGCTCGACGCCATCGAAGAGGCGATGAAGGACGTCGTCGACCCCGAGCTGGGCATCAACGTGGTCGACCTCGGCCTCGTGTACGGCATCCACGTCGACGACCAGAACGTCGCCACCCTGGACATGACGCTGACCTCGGCGGCGTGCCCGCTCACCGACGTCATCGAGGACCAGGCCCGGCAGGCGCTGACCACCGGCCCGGGCGGCGGCCTGGTCGACGACATCCGGATCAACTGGGTCTGGCTGCCGCCGTGGGGCCCCGACAAGATCACCGACGAGGGCCGGGACCAGCTCCGCTCCCTCGGCTTCAACGTCTGA
- a CDS encoding nucleoside triphosphate pyrophosphohydrolase family protein, with protein MDLDEYQRGALRTAAPRDKRNELLHLVLGLVGESGEIAEKFKKWVRDLDSDESRIDRADIARELGDVLWYLAVLADYLDLSLDDIAAANLAKLASRQDRGVLGGSGDNR; from the coding sequence ATGGACCTGGACGAGTATCAGCGCGGCGCCCTCCGTACGGCCGCTCCACGGGACAAGAGGAACGAGCTGCTCCACCTGGTGCTCGGGCTGGTCGGCGAGTCGGGTGAGATCGCCGAGAAGTTCAAGAAGTGGGTCCGGGACCTGGACAGCGACGAGTCGCGGATCGACCGGGCCGACATCGCCCGGGAACTGGGCGACGTGCTCTGGTACCTGGCGGTGCTCGCCGACTACCTCGACCTGTCGCTCGACGACATCGCAGCGGCCAACCTGGCGAAGCTGGCCAGCCGCCAGGACCGTGGCGTGCTGGGCGGCAGCGGCGACAACCGCTGA
- a CDS encoding LysE family transporter: MTGAFLAGLVAGYGVAVPVGAIAILILGLSARTGFRVGAAAALAVATADGLYAAAAALGGAGLAGIVAPVAGPLRVVAALVLLGLAGHGLWRTWSARRTREVAEAPVGRGLKSPGRAYAALLGLTLLNPATVVYFAALVLGRQDTADPDVATAALFVAGAFLASASWQLVVAGGGTMVGRALAGPRGRLVTGLVSSALIAALAVATLLPD, from the coding sequence GTGACCGGGGCGTTCCTCGCCGGTCTGGTGGCCGGCTACGGCGTCGCCGTCCCGGTCGGCGCGATCGCGATCCTCATCCTCGGGCTCAGCGCCCGCACCGGCTTCCGGGTCGGCGCCGCCGCGGCGCTCGCCGTGGCCACCGCCGACGGGCTCTACGCGGCGGCCGCCGCGCTCGGCGGCGCCGGCCTGGCCGGGATCGTCGCGCCGGTCGCGGGCCCACTGCGGGTGGTGGCCGCGCTCGTCCTGCTCGGCCTCGCCGGCCACGGGCTGTGGCGGACCTGGTCCGCCCGCCGGACCCGGGAGGTCGCGGAGGCGCCGGTGGGCCGCGGGCTGAAGAGCCCCGGGCGCGCGTACGCGGCGCTGCTCGGCCTCACGCTGCTGAACCCGGCCACGGTGGTCTACTTCGCCGCGCTGGTGCTCGGCCGCCAGGACACCGCCGACCCGGACGTGGCCACCGCCGCGCTCTTCGTGGCCGGCGCCTTCCTGGCCTCGGCGAGCTGGCAACTGGTCGTCGCCGGTGGCGGCACCATGGTCGGCCGGGCGCTGGCCGGGCCGCGCGGTCGCCTGGTCACCGGCCTGGTCTCCAGCGCCCTCATCGCCGCCCTGGCGGTCGCCACCCTGCTGCCCGACTGA
- a CDS encoding acVLRF1 family peptidyl-tRNA hydrolase — MTSRPAAGGGRWVEVDPTRVARWVEGFADRHGPPATTVEGYGLLLTAPDGATAELHTPPGAPAAADVPGFVAAAGAPRRLGLLLARKGAVAVGVAEGAELLVSKVDTRYVQGRTAAGGWSQQRFARRRDNQAKAALGDAAELAVRLLLPEAERLAAVVGGGDRRAVDTVLADRRLAPLAALRAERLLDVPEPRHAVLVGAVAAARAVRILVRDPAPERAG, encoded by the coding sequence GTGACCAGCCGACCCGCAGCCGGGGGCGGCCGGTGGGTCGAGGTCGACCCGACCCGCGTCGCCCGCTGGGTCGAGGGCTTCGCCGACCGGCACGGCCCGCCCGCCACGACCGTGGAGGGGTACGGCCTGCTGCTCACCGCCCCCGACGGCGCCACCGCCGAGCTGCACACCCCGCCCGGCGCCCCGGCCGCCGCCGACGTGCCCGGGTTCGTGGCCGCGGCCGGCGCGCCCCGCCGGCTCGGCCTGCTGCTGGCCCGCAAGGGCGCGGTGGCGGTCGGTGTCGCCGAGGGCGCCGAGCTGCTCGTCTCCAAGGTGGACACCCGGTACGTGCAGGGGCGGACCGCCGCCGGCGGCTGGTCCCAGCAGCGCTTCGCGCGGCGGCGGGACAACCAGGCCAAGGCGGCGCTGGGCGACGCGGCCGAGCTGGCCGTACGCCTGCTGTTGCCGGAGGCGGAGCGCCTCGCGGCCGTGGTCGGCGGCGGCGACCGGCGGGCCGTGGACACCGTGCTGGCCGACCGGCGGCTGGCTCCGCTCGCCGCCCTGCGCGCGGAGCGGCTGCTCGACGTGCCCGAACCCCGGCACGCGGTGCTGGTCGGCGCGGTCGCCGCCGCCCGCGCGGTGCGGATCCTGGTCCGCGACCCGGCCCCCGAGAGAGCCGGCTGA
- the ypfJ gene encoding KPN_02809 family neutral zinc metallopeptidase, with amino-acid sequence MELNENARVDTSQVDDRRGSGGGGGMGIPIPIGGGRGGIVGIIIAVLVALVGGGFGLNAATNGGGSEQGDNTSLEQKCSAEDALKQLDCRNTLYVNSIQAYWRTALPEVFGDQYKPSKTVFFSQNVSTGCGAADSGVGPFYCPADDLVYIDLTFYRLLADQLGAEGEFAQPYVLAHEYGHHVQDLLGTEAQMRRQQQRDPQSANTLSVKLELQADCYAGAWAKNATGTSDEQGQKIFKSITDQDIQQAIDTAEKIGDDAIQQRSGRPVNPDEFTHGTSEQRKQWFTKGFSTGDPKACDTFGGSL; translated from the coding sequence ATGGAGCTGAACGAGAACGCGCGGGTCGACACCAGCCAGGTGGATGACCGGCGAGGGTCCGGCGGAGGCGGCGGGATGGGCATCCCGATCCCGATCGGCGGTGGCCGGGGCGGGATCGTGGGCATCATCATCGCCGTCCTGGTCGCCCTGGTGGGCGGCGGCTTCGGGCTGAACGCGGCCACCAACGGCGGCGGGTCGGAGCAGGGCGACAACACCTCGCTGGAGCAGAAGTGCTCCGCGGAGGACGCGCTGAAGCAGCTCGACTGCCGCAACACGCTCTACGTCAACTCGATCCAGGCGTACTGGCGGACCGCCCTGCCGGAGGTGTTCGGCGACCAGTACAAGCCGTCGAAGACCGTGTTCTTCAGCCAGAACGTGAGCACCGGCTGCGGCGCGGCCGACTCCGGGGTCGGCCCGTTCTACTGCCCGGCCGACGACCTCGTCTACATCGACCTCACCTTCTACCGCCTGCTCGCCGATCAGCTCGGCGCCGAGGGCGAGTTCGCCCAGCCGTACGTGCTGGCCCACGAGTACGGGCACCACGTGCAGGACCTGCTCGGCACCGAGGCGCAGATGCGCCGCCAGCAGCAGCGCGACCCGCAGAGCGCCAACACGCTGTCGGTGAAGCTGGAACTCCAGGCCGACTGCTACGCCGGCGCCTGGGCGAAGAACGCCACCGGCACCTCCGACGAGCAGGGCCAGAAGATCTTCAAGAGCATCACCGACCAGGACATCCAGCAGGCGATCGACACGGCCGAGAAGATCGGCGACGACGCCATCCAGCAGCGCTCGGGCCGGCCGGTGAACCCCGACGAGTTCACCCACGGCACCTCCGAGCAGCGCAAGCAGTGGTTCACCAAGGGCTTCTCCACCGGCGACCCGAAGGCCTGCGACACCTTCGGCGGCAGCCTGTAA
- a CDS encoding ABC-F family ATP-binding cassette domain-containing protein, which translates to MINATGLELRAGSRILLSDTTLRVQPGDRIGLVGRNGAGKTTTLKVLAGEGQPYAGQIDRRSAIGYLPQDPRTGDLEVTGRDRVLSARGLDVLMAQMKELEEKLAEGADDEKLVRRYGALEDQFASLGGYAAEAEAARICANLGLPDRALAQTIGTLSGGQRRRIELARILFRDAGENGGGILLLDEPTNHLDADSITWLRGFLGNHKGGLIVISHDASLLEAVVNKVWFLDATRSVVDVYNLGWKAYLEARETDERRRRRERANAEKKAGALMAQADKMRAKATKTVAAQNMARRAEKLLSGLEDVRVADKVAKVRFPTPAPCGKTPLTASGLSKSYGSLEIFTDVNVAVDRGSRVAILGLNGAGKTTLLRMLGGLLEPDTGEVRPGHGLRLGYYAQEHETLDVERTILEHMRSAAPEQTDTDLRRILGAFLFSGEDVDKPAGVLSGGEKTRLALATLVCSGANVLLLDEPTNNLDPVSREQVLDAIARYPGAIVLVTHDPGAVLALKPDRAILLPDGDEDAWSDDLLELVELA; encoded by the coding sequence ATGATCAACGCCACCGGCCTGGAACTGCGCGCCGGTTCCCGGATCCTGCTGTCCGACACCACGCTGCGGGTGCAGCCGGGTGACCGGATCGGCCTGGTCGGCCGCAACGGCGCCGGCAAGACCACCACGCTCAAGGTGCTGGCGGGGGAGGGGCAGCCGTACGCCGGCCAGATCGACCGGCGCAGCGCCATCGGCTACCTGCCGCAGGACCCGCGCACCGGCGACCTGGAGGTCACCGGCCGGGACCGGGTGCTCTCCGCCCGCGGGCTGGACGTGCTCATGGCGCAGATGAAGGAGCTGGAGGAGAAGCTCGCCGAGGGCGCCGACGACGAGAAGCTGGTCCGCCGCTACGGCGCGCTGGAGGACCAGTTCGCCTCCCTGGGCGGCTACGCGGCCGAGGCCGAGGCGGCCCGGATCTGCGCGAACCTCGGCCTGCCCGACCGCGCCCTGGCGCAGACCATCGGCACCCTCTCCGGCGGCCAGCGCCGCCGCATCGAGCTGGCCCGGATCCTGTTCCGCGACGCCGGCGAGAACGGCGGCGGCATCCTGCTGCTCGACGAGCCGACCAACCACCTCGACGCCGACTCGATCACCTGGCTGCGCGGGTTCCTGGGCAACCACAAGGGCGGCCTCATCGTGATCTCCCACGACGCGTCCCTGCTGGAGGCGGTGGTCAACAAGGTCTGGTTCCTGGACGCCACCCGCTCCGTGGTCGACGTCTACAACCTGGGCTGGAAGGCGTACCTGGAGGCGCGGGAGACCGACGAGCGGCGCCGCCGCCGGGAGCGGGCCAACGCCGAGAAGAAGGCCGGCGCGCTCATGGCCCAGGCGGACAAGATGCGGGCCAAGGCCACCAAGACCGTCGCCGCGCAGAACATGGCCCGGCGGGCCGAGAAGCTGCTGTCCGGCCTGGAGGACGTGCGGGTCGCCGACAAGGTGGCGAAGGTGCGCTTCCCCACCCCGGCGCCGTGCGGCAAGACCCCGCTCACCGCCTCCGGCCTGTCGAAGTCGTACGGGTCGCTGGAGATCTTCACCGACGTGAACGTGGCGGTGGACCGCGGCTCGCGGGTGGCGATCCTGGGCCTCAACGGCGCCGGCAAGACCACCCTGCTGCGGATGCTCGGTGGCCTGCTCGAACCGGACACCGGCGAGGTGCGCCCGGGGCACGGGCTGCGGCTCGGCTACTACGCGCAGGAGCACGAGACGCTGGACGTGGAGCGGACGATCCTGGAGCACATGCGCAGCGCCGCGCCGGAGCAGACCGACACGGACCTGCGCCGGATCCTGGGCGCGTTCCTGTTCTCCGGCGAGGACGTCGACAAGCCGGCCGGGGTGCTCTCCGGCGGTGAGAAGACCCGGCTGGCCCTGGCCACCCTGGTCTGCTCCGGCGCCAACGTGCTGCTGCTGGACGAGCCGACGAACAACCTCGACCCGGTCAGCCGCGAGCAGGTGCTGGACGCGATCGCCCGCTACCCGGGCGCCATCGTGCTGGTCACCCACGACCCGGGCGCGGTGCTGGCGCTGAAGCCCGACCGCGCCATCCTGCTCCCCGACGGCGACGAGGACGCCTGGTCCGACGACCTCCTGGAGCTGGTCGAACTGGCCTGA
- a CDS encoding cadmium resistance transporter, whose protein sequence is MIDLLAAAAAATGVFAATNIDDIVVLTVFFVAARGTGRPRPWQIVAGQYAGIGALVGVAVVVAAGLLVVPDPWTGLLGLLPIALGVRALLARRGGDDEPPAVVGSLLGVAGVTVANGADNIAVYVPVFRALDPATGLVWLLVFATLVAAWCAAAALLGNHPRVVSLVGRAGHWLVPAVFIALGVVILTTSGVLPHLLP, encoded by the coding sequence GTGATCGACCTGCTGGCCGCGGCGGCCGCCGCCACGGGCGTCTTCGCCGCCACCAACATCGACGACATCGTCGTGCTCACCGTGTTCTTCGTGGCCGCCCGCGGCACCGGGCGGCCCCGCCCCTGGCAGATCGTCGCCGGCCAGTACGCGGGCATCGGCGCGCTCGTCGGGGTCGCCGTGGTGGTCGCCGCCGGCCTGCTGGTGGTGCCCGACCCGTGGACCGGCCTGCTCGGGCTGCTGCCGATCGCGCTGGGCGTCCGCGCCCTGCTGGCCCGCCGGGGCGGCGACGACGAGCCGCCGGCCGTGGTCGGCAGCCTGCTCGGCGTGGCCGGGGTGACGGTCGCCAACGGCGCCGACAACATCGCCGTCTACGTGCCGGTGTTCCGCGCGCTCGACCCGGCCACCGGCCTGGTCTGGCTCCTGGTATTCGCCACCCTGGTGGCCGCCTGGTGCGCGGCCGCCGCCCTGCTCGGCAACCACCCGCGGGTGGTGTCCCTGGTCGGCCGCGCCGGCCACTGGCTGGTGCCGGCCGTCTTCATCGCCCTCGGCGTGGTCATCCTGACCACCTCCGGCGTCCTGCCCCACCTGCTCCCCTGA
- a CDS encoding helix-turn-helix domain-containing protein: MAATGTATSTEKGRRIVGAERQTLAKDLVKRYTSGESIRALAASTGRSYGFIHRVLTESGVQLRQRGGARRRKKA; this comes from the coding sequence ATGGCAGCCACCGGCACAGCCACCAGCACTGAGAAGGGTCGCCGGATCGTCGGGGCCGAGCGGCAGACGCTCGCCAAGGACCTGGTAAAGCGGTACACCTCGGGTGAGAGCATCCGTGCGCTCGCGGCCTCGACCGGCCGTTCCTACGGGTTCATCCACCGGGTGCTCACCGAGTCCGGGGTGCAGCTGCGGCAGCGTGGCGGCGCCCGGCGCCGCAAGAAGGCGTGA
- a CDS encoding enoyl-CoA hydratase/isomerase family protein, with the protein MTPETTGVRLDCDGPVATVTLCRPDVLNAQTPAMWRAMSDFSRELPGDVRVVVVRGEGRAFSAGLDLSVAGSSGPGSFAELSTLPEQECADRIAEYQGGFTWLHRPDVISIAAVQGHAIGAGFQLALACDLRVLAEDARLSMAEVTLGLVPDLAGTKRLAELVGYSRALEICATGRRMDAAEAERIGLATLVVPTGDLDGAVRDLTAGLLANNRDAIVEIKALLAGAGGRSHAEQQRAEREAQTRRIRDLAGRGE; encoded by the coding sequence GTGACCCCCGAGACGACCGGAGTGCGACTCGACTGCGACGGGCCGGTCGCGACGGTGACGTTGTGCCGGCCCGACGTGCTCAACGCCCAGACCCCGGCCATGTGGCGCGCGATGAGCGACTTCTCCCGGGAGCTGCCCGGCGACGTCCGCGTCGTCGTGGTGCGCGGTGAGGGGCGGGCGTTCTCCGCCGGTCTCGACCTCTCGGTCGCCGGCTCCTCCGGCCCGGGCTCGTTCGCCGAGCTGTCCACCCTGCCCGAGCAGGAGTGCGCCGACCGGATCGCCGAATACCAGGGCGGCTTCACCTGGCTGCACCGGCCCGACGTCATCTCGATCGCGGCCGTGCAGGGCCACGCCATCGGCGCCGGCTTCCAGCTCGCCCTCGCCTGCGACCTGCGGGTGCTCGCCGAGGACGCCCGGCTCTCCATGGCCGAGGTGACCCTCGGCCTGGTTCCCGACCTGGCCGGCACGAAGCGCCTCGCCGAGCTGGTCGGCTATTCCCGCGCGCTGGAGATCTGCGCCACCGGCCGCCGGATGGACGCCGCCGAGGCGGAACGGATCGGCCTGGCCACCCTCGTCGTGCCGACCGGGGACCTCGACGGCGCGGTCCGCGACCTGACGGCGGGCCTGCTGGCCAACAACCGCGACGCGATCGTGGAGATCAAGGCGCTGCTCGCCGGCGCGGGCGGGCGCAGCCACGCCGAGCAGCAGCGCGCCGAGCGGGAGGCGCAGACCCGGCGGATCCGCGACCTGGCCGGGCGGGGCGAATAG
- a CDS encoding ABC transporter ATP-binding protein: MGGGGMGGWSMLRSMRNRDEISTHQLKRGTARRIVAFAQPYRRDIIVFLVTVVIAAVIGVATPLLAGDVIDAIAGGGSDAGATVVRLALIIAVLAVADALFSLAQRWYSARIGEGIILDLRTRVYDHVQRMPLQFFTRTQTGALVSRLNNDVLGAQRAFTSTLSGVVSNVIQLVLTAGAMLILSWQITVLALVLLPIFIIPARRVGKRLAEITRESYNLDAKMNATMTERFNVSGALLVKLFGSPEVEATRFAGRAERVRDIGIQSAMYSRTFFVAMLLVASLAQALTYGLGGWLAVTGAVSAGTVVKLALLLTRLYGPLTALSNVRVDVMSALVSFDRVFEVLDLRPGIEEKPDARPVPRGNGRVEFRDVRFRYPSAAEVSLASLEEVAALDRTVNEPVLKGVSFAVEPGRMVALVGPSGAGKSTLSMLISRIYDVSDGQVLVGGVDVRDATLASLRDEIGVVTQDSHLFHETIRENLRYAKPDATDDEIWAALAGAQVADLVRALPDGLDTTVGERGYRFSGGEKQRIAIARLLLKAPSIVILDEATAHLDSESEAAVQRALSVALTGRTALVIAHRLSTVRDADQILVLDEGRIVERGRHDELVAVGGLYAELYRTQFAVTDSPAPYQEPEQPEPVVTTVPVGTYVAQEALPPAAAN; this comes from the coding sequence ATGGGCGGTGGCGGCATGGGCGGCTGGAGCATGCTCCGGTCGATGCGCAACCGCGACGAGATCTCCACCCACCAGCTCAAGCGCGGCACGGCGCGGCGGATCGTCGCGTTCGCCCAGCCCTACCGCCGCGACATCATCGTCTTCCTGGTCACCGTGGTGATCGCGGCGGTGATCGGCGTGGCCACCCCGCTGCTCGCCGGTGACGTCATCGACGCGATCGCCGGCGGCGGCTCCGACGCGGGCGCCACCGTGGTCCGGCTCGCCCTGATCATCGCGGTGCTGGCCGTGGCCGACGCGCTCTTCTCCCTGGCCCAGCGGTGGTATTCGGCGCGGATCGGCGAGGGCATCATCCTCGACCTGCGCACCCGGGTCTACGACCACGTGCAGCGGATGCCGCTGCAGTTCTTCACCCGCACCCAGACCGGCGCGCTGGTCAGCCGGCTCAACAACGACGTGCTGGGCGCCCAGCGGGCGTTCACCTCGACGCTGTCCGGCGTGGTCAGCAACGTCATCCAGCTCGTGCTGACCGCCGGGGCGATGCTCATCCTGTCCTGGCAGATCACCGTGCTGGCGCTGGTGCTGCTGCCCATCTTCATCATTCCGGCCCGCCGGGTCGGCAAGCGGCTGGCCGAGATCACCCGCGAGTCGTACAACCTCGACGCCAAGATGAACGCGACGATGACCGAGCGGTTCAACGTCTCGGGCGCCCTGCTGGTCAAGCTCTTCGGCTCGCCCGAGGTGGAGGCGACCCGGTTCGCCGGCCGGGCCGAGCGGGTCCGCGACATCGGCATCCAGTCGGCCATGTACTCGCGCACCTTCTTCGTGGCCATGCTGCTGGTCGCCTCGCTCGCCCAGGCGCTCACCTACGGGCTCGGCGGCTGGCTCGCCGTCACCGGCGCGGTCAGCGCCGGCACCGTGGTCAAGCTGGCGCTGCTGCTCACCCGCCTCTACGGCCCGCTCACCGCGCTCTCCAACGTCCGGGTCGACGTGATGAGCGCGCTGGTCTCGTTCGACCGGGTCTTCGAGGTGCTCGACCTGCGCCCCGGCATCGAGGAGAAGCCCGACGCCCGGCCGGTGCCCCGGGGCAACGGCCGGGTCGAGTTCCGCGACGTCCGGTTCCGCTACCCGAGCGCCGCCGAGGTCTCCCTGGCCTCCCTGGAGGAGGTCGCCGCGCTCGACCGCACGGTCAACGAGCCGGTTCTCAAGGGCGTCTCGTTCGCCGTCGAGCCCGGTCGGATGGTGGCCCTGGTCGGCCCCTCCGGCGCCGGCAAGTCGACGCTGTCCATGCTGATCTCCCGGATCTACGACGTGAGCGACGGCCAGGTGCTCGTCGGCGGGGTCGACGTGCGGGACGCCACGCTCGCCTCGCTCCGCGACGAGATCGGCGTGGTCACGCAGGATTCGCACCTGTTCCACGAGACCATCCGGGAGAACCTGCGCTACGCCAAGCCGGACGCCACCGACGACGAGATCTGGGCCGCGCTTGCCGGGGCGCAGGTCGCCGACCTGGTCCGCGCCCTGCCCGACGGGCTGGACACCACGGTCGGCGAGCGCGGCTACCGCTTCTCCGGCGGCGAGAAGCAGCGCATCGCCATCGCCCGACTGCTGCTCAAGGCCCCGTCGATCGTGATCCTGGACGAGGCCACCGCGCACCTCGACTCGGAGAGCGAGGCGGCCGTGCAGCGGGCGCTGTCGGTGGCGCTGACCGGGCGCACCGCGCTGGTCATCGCGCACCGGCTCTCCACGGTCCGCGACGCCGACCAGATCCTCGTTCTCGACGAGGGGCGGATCGTCGAGCGCGGCCGGCACGACGAGCTGGTCGCCGTGGGCGGCCTCTACGCCGAGCTCTACCGCACCCAGTTCGCGGTCACCGACTCGCCGGCCCCCTACCAGGAGCCGGAGCAGCCGGAGCCGGTGGTCACCACCGTGCCCGTCGGCACCTACGTGGCGCAGGAGGCGCTGCCGCCGGCCGCCGCCAACTGA
- a CDS encoding ABC transporter ATP-binding protein, translating to MLAAMNIPTTAQVEPPAIQVRGLEKSFKQLTVLRGVDVDVARGSIFALLGSNGAGKTTMVRILSTLLRADAGTARVNGFDVATQAADVRESISLTGQFAAVDQILTGRENLVLVARLRHLKDPGAIADDLLRRFSLTEAGARRVATYSGGMRRRLDIAMSLIGNPPVIFLDEPTTGLDPEARIEVWEAVRELARGGTTVLLTTQYLDEAEQLADRIAILHEGRILVNGTLDELKRLLPPAEIEYVEKQPTLEDVFLTLVGAGRDKAQR from the coding sequence ATGCTGGCTGCCATGAACATCCCGACAACAGCTCAGGTCGAGCCGCCCGCCATACAGGTGCGGGGCCTGGAAAAGTCGTTCAAGCAGCTCACGGTGCTGCGCGGCGTGGACGTCGACGTGGCACGGGGCAGCATCTTCGCCCTGCTCGGCTCGAACGGGGCGGGCAAGACCACCATGGTGAGGATCCTCTCCACGCTGCTCAGGGCCGACGCCGGTACCGCCCGGGTCAACGGCTTCGACGTCGCGACACAGGCCGCGGACGTACGCGAGTCCATCAGTCTCACCGGGCAGTTCGCGGCGGTCGACCAGATCCTCACCGGACGGGAGAACCTTGTCCTGGTCGCCCGGCTGAGGCACCTCAAGGACCCGGGCGCGATCGCGGACGACCTGCTGCGGCGCTTCTCGCTGACCGAGGCGGGCGCCCGGAGGGTGGCGACGTACTCCGGTGGCATGCGCCGGCGTCTGGACATCGCGATGAGCCTCATCGGGAACCCGCCGGTCATCTTCCTCGACGAGCCGACGACCGGGCTGGACCCGGAGGCGCGCATCGAGGTGTGGGAGGCCGTCCGGGAACTCGCCCGGGGCGGCACGACGGTCCTGCTCACCACCCAGTACCTCGACGAGGCGGAGCAGCTCGCCGACCGGATCGCGATCCTCCACGAGGGCCGGATCCTCGTGAACGGCACCCTCGACGAGCTGAAGCGGCTCCTCCCACCCGCCGAGATCGAGTACGTCGAGAAGCAGCCGACCCTCGAGGACGTCTTCCTCACCCTCGTCGGCGCCGGAAGGGACAAGGCACAGCGATGA
- a CDS encoding ABC transporter permease, producing MNKHFLGDTAVLLGRSLRHIARSPDTIITTAIMPIAFLLLFVYVFGGAIETGSDSYVNYLLPGILLITIASGISYTAYRLFLDLQGGIFERFQSMPIARSAVLWAHVLTSLVANLISLVVVIGVALLIGFRTGAGVLAWLAVAGILLLFTLALTWIAVIPGLTAKSVDGASAFSYPLVFLPFISSAFVPTGSMPGPVRAFAEHQPVTSIVNAIRDLFTQQRVGTDIWIALAWCVGILVVAYVFAGISYRRKIS from the coding sequence ATGAACAAGCACTTCCTCGGCGACACCGCCGTCCTCCTGGGCCGTTCGCTGCGCCACATCGCGCGCAGCCCGGACACCATCATCACGACCGCGATCATGCCGATCGCCTTCCTGCTGCTGTTCGTCTACGTCTTCGGCGGCGCGATCGAGACCGGGTCCGACTCGTACGTGAACTACCTGCTGCCCGGCATCCTGCTCATCACGATCGCCTCGGGCATCTCCTACACCGCCTACCGGCTCTTCCTGGACCTGCAGGGCGGCATCTTCGAACGGTTCCAGTCCATGCCGATCGCGCGCTCGGCCGTGCTGTGGGCGCACGTCCTGACCTCGCTGGTGGCCAACCTGATCTCGCTCGTGGTCGTGATCGGGGTCGCGCTGCTCATCGGCTTCCGCACCGGGGCGGGCGTGCTGGCGTGGCTCGCGGTCGCCGGCATCCTCCTCCTGTTCACCCTGGCGCTGACCTGGATCGCCGTGATCCCCGGCCTCACCGCGAAGTCGGTCGACGGCGCCAGCGCGTTCTCCTACCCGCTGGTCTTCCTGCCGTTCATCAGCTCGGCCTTCGTGCCCACCGGGTCCATGCCCGGCCCGGTGCGCGCGTTCGCCGAGCACCAGCCGGTGACCTCGATCGTCAACGCGATCCGGGACCTGTTCACCCAGCAGCGGGTCGGCACCGACATCTGGATCGCCCTCGCCTGGTGCGTCGGCATCCTCGTCGTCGCCTACGTGTTCGCCGGCATCTCCTACCGTCGCAAGATCTCCTGA